A segment of the Leptolyngbya sp. NIES-3755 genome:
TAAAGGTCACTGTTAAACTTCTCTCGTCGAAACAGTTGGACAACTCCAATTCCAGTAATGTTCTCTTGCAGCATGGAATTGAGTTCTGAGAGTTCTTCACGCGCTCGATAGTTTGCTTTGCGATATTGCTGCTGAAAATAAACAATCAATCCAGTAACGGGAACAAGCATCAAAATCAACAACAATGCAAGCTGCCACTGGATCAAAAACATCGTTACGGTAATCACCAGCATTGTGAATAGATCACCCACAACCCCGATCGCACCAGTGGAAAATACTTCTCCCAAAGCTTCGACATCACTGGTTAAGCGCGTGATCAACTTCCCGACCGGAGTTCGATCGAAGAATCTCACCGCCAACGAAGTCACATGATCAAACAAATCATTCCGAATATTTGCCGTAATCCGCTGCCCCACATTCTGAACGAGAAAGCCCTGAGACGCATCAAAAACCAACCGAAGTACAACCGTTGTCAATAACAACAACGTTAAAGTATTTAATCCTTCGCTCAACGACAAGCCGCGCAAAAAACCAAACGGAAAATCAGCAGCAGAAGGTTCTTGCTTGAGAAGAGAGACCGCTTTCCCGATCAGAATTGGCTGAACTGTACTGGCGATCGCAGATGGAACCAGAAACACCATCGACAGTAACAATAATCGAACATTCCGACGGGCGTAAGGAGCGAGGCGAAGGAACAAACGCCAGTCCGTTTCTTTAGGGCGACGAGAAGAAATCATACGATCGATGCAGTAAGTTGGTTCCGAATATTTTCGATATGCTGGCTAATCTCATCTGTATCTAATCGATAACTCAGCGGATGAGCAATCAACCGAGCCGTACTTTGAAACAGCACATCAATTTCAATCAAGCCGTTTTCTCTCAGCGTGTTTCCAGTCGCGACTAAATCGACGATCGCTTCTGACATTCCGGTAATTGGACCTAGTTCAACCGATCCATACAGCGGCACAATTTCCACAGGCAAATCTAAGCTTTCAAAGTACTCTCGCGCACAGTGAACGAACTTAGAAGCGACCCGACCATGCAGCGGCAACTCTAACGACGATCGATAAGAACTCGAAGCTTTCACCGCCACCGACATGCGGCATTGTCCAAACCCCAAATCAATTAAATGCGCCACATTTGGAGCTTTTTCTTTCAGCACGTCATAGCCCACAATTCCAAGCTGTGCCTGTCCGTATTCCACATACACCGGAACATCCGAATTCCGCACCAAGAGCGCTTTTGCCGTATTCGTTGGATCAGTAA
Coding sequences within it:
- a CDS encoding ATP phosphoribosyltransferase (similar to AA sequence:cyanobase_aa:LBDG_32070); its protein translation is MLTVALPKGALLKDSIRLFKAIGLDFSAFLEPGSRQLQITDPTNTAKALLVRNSDVPVYVEYGQAQLGIVGYDVLKEKAPNVAHLIDLGFGQCRMSVAVKASSSYRSSLELPLHGRVASKFVHCAREYFESLDLPVEIVPLYGSVELGPITGMSEAIVDLVATGNTLRENGLIEIDVLFQSTARLIAHPLSYRLDTDEISQHIENIRNQLTASIV